A section of the Camelus dromedarius isolate mCamDro1 chromosome 14, mCamDro1.pat, whole genome shotgun sequence genome encodes:
- the SFPQ gene encoding splicing factor, proline- and glutamine-rich isoform X2, translating into MSRDRFRNRGGGGGGFHRRGGGGGRGGLHDFRSPPPGMGLNQNRGPMGPGPGQGGPKPPIPPPPPHQQQQQPPPQQPPPQQPPPLQPPPHQPPHQQPPHQQPPHQQPPHQQPPPPPQDSSKPVVPQGPGPAPGVGSAPPASGSAPPATPPTSGAPTGPGPTPTPPPAVTSAPPGAPPPAPPSSGVPTTPPQAGGPPPPPAGVPGPGPKQGPGPGGPKGGKMPGGPKPGGGPGLSTPGGHPKPPHRGGGEPRGGRQHHPPYHQQHHQGPPPGGPGGRSEEKISDSEGFKANLSLLRRPGEKTYTQRCRLFVGNLPADITEDEFKRLFAKYGEPGEVFINKGKGFGFIKLESRALAEIAKAELDDTPMRGRQLRVRFATHAAALSVRNLSPYVSNELLEEAFSQFGPIERAVVIVDDRGRSTGKGIVEFASKPAARKAFERCSEGVFLLTTTPRPVIVEPLEQLDDEDGLPEKLAQKNPMYQKERETPPRFAQHGTFEYEYSQRWKSLDEMEKQQREQVEKNMKDAKDKLESEMEDAYHEHQANLLRQDLMRRQEELRRMEELHNQEMQKRKEMQLRQEEERRRREEEMMIRQREMEEQMRRQREESYSRMGYMDPRERDMRMGGGGAMNMGDPYGSGGQKFPPLGGGGGIGYEANPGVPPATMSGSMMGSDMVRMIDVG; encoded by the exons ATGTCTCGGGATCGGTTCCGAAACCggggcggtggcggtggcggcttCCACCGGCGCGGAgggggcggcggccgcggcggcctCCACGACTTCCGCTCCCCGCCGCCCGGCATGGGCCTCAATCAGAACCGCGGACCCATGGGGCCCGGCCCGGGCCAGGGTGGTCCCAAGCCCCCGATCCCGCCACCGCCTCCGcaccagcaacagcagcagccacCGCCGCAGCAGCCACCACcccagcagccgccgccgcttcagccgcCGCCTCACCAGCCGCCACACCAACAGCCGCCGCACCAACAGCCGCCGCACCAGCAGCCGCCGCaccagcagccgccgccgccgccacaggACTCATCCAAGCCCGTCGTTCCTCAGGGACCTGGCCCGGCTCCCGGAGTAGGCAGCGCTCCCCCGGCCTCCGGCTCGGCGCCGCCTGCCACCCCGCCGACCTCTGGGGCCCCGACGGGGCCCGGCCCCACCCCGACCCCGCCACCTGCTGTCACCTCGGCGCCCCCCGGGGCGCCCCCGCCCGCGCCGCCGAGCAGCGGGGTCCCCACCACCCCCCCTCAGGCTGGGGGCCCGCCGCCTCCACCCGCCGGGGTCCCAGGGCCCGGGCCTAAGCAGGGCCCGGGACCCGGCGGCCCCAAAGGCGGCAAAATGCCAGGTGGGCCGAAGCCCGGCGGCGGTCCGGGCCTAAGCACTCCCGGCGGCCACCCCAAGCCGCCGCACCGAGGCGGCGGGGAACCCCGTGGGGGCCGGCAGCACCACCCGCCCTACCACCAGCAGCACCACCAAGGGCCCCCGCCCGGCGGGCCCGGCGGCCGCAGCGAGGAGAAGATCTCAGACTCCGAG GGGTTTAAAGCCAACTTGTCTCTCTTGAGGAGGCCTGGAGAGAAAACTTACACACAGCGTTGTCGGTTGTTTGTTGGGAATCTACCTGCTGATATCACGGAAGATGAATTCAAAAGATTATTTGCTAAATATGGTGAACCAGGAGAAGTTTTTATCAACAAAGGCAAAGGATTCGGATTTATTAAGCtt GAATCTAGAGCATTGGCTGAAATTGCTAAAGCTGAACTTGATGATACACCCATGAGAGGTAGACAGCTTCGGGTTCGATTTGCCACACACGCTGCTGCCCTTTCAGTTCGAAATCTTTCACCTTATGTTTCTAATGAGCTGTTGGAAGAAGCTTTTAGCCAGTTTGGTCCTATTGAAAGGGCTGTTGTTATTGTGGATGATCGTGGAAGATCTACAGGGAAAGGCATTGTTGAATTTGCTTCTAAACCAGCAGCAAGAAAAGCATTTGAAAGATGCAGTGAAGGTGTTTTCTTACTGACAAC AACACCTCGTCCGGTCATTGTGGAACCCCTTGAACAGTTAGATGACGAAGATGGTCTTCCTGAAAAACTTGCACAGAAGAATCCAATGTATCAAAA GGAGAGAGAAACCCCTCCTCGGTTTGCCCAGCATGGCACATTTGAGTATGAATATTCTCAGCGGTGGAAGTCCCTggatgaaatggaaaaacagcAACGGGAACAAGttgaaaaaaacatgaaagatGCAAAAGACAAATTGGAAAGTGAAATGGAAGATGCCTATCACGAACATCAGGCAAATCTTTTGCGTCAAG ATCTGATGAGACGCCAGGAAGAATTAAGACGCATGGAAGAACTTCACAATCAAGAAATGCAGAAacgtaaagaaatgcaattgag gcaggaggaggaacGACGtaggagggaagaagagatgaTGATTCGTCAACGTGAGATGGAAGAACAAATGAGACGCCAAAGAGAGGAAAGTTACAGCCGGATGGGCTACATGGATCCA agagaaagagacatgaGAATGGGTGGTGGAGGAGCAATGAACATGGGAG ATCCCTATGGTTCAGGAGGCCAGAAATTTCCACCTctaggtggtggtggtggcataGGTTATGAAGCTAATCCTGGAGTTCCACCAGCAACTATGAGTGGTTCCATGATGGGAAGCGACATG GTAAGAATGATTGATGTTGGCTGA
- the SFPQ gene encoding splicing factor, proline- and glutamine-rich isoform X1: MSRDRFRNRGGGGGGFHRRGGGGGRGGLHDFRSPPPGMGLNQNRGPMGPGPGQGGPKPPIPPPPPHQQQQQPPPQQPPPQQPPPLQPPPHQPPHQQPPHQQPPHQQPPHQQPPPPPQDSSKPVVPQGPGPAPGVGSAPPASGSAPPATPPTSGAPTGPGPTPTPPPAVTSAPPGAPPPAPPSSGVPTTPPQAGGPPPPPAGVPGPGPKQGPGPGGPKGGKMPGGPKPGGGPGLSTPGGHPKPPHRGGGEPRGGRQHHPPYHQQHHQGPPPGGPGGRSEEKISDSEGFKANLSLLRRPGEKTYTQRCRLFVGNLPADITEDEFKRLFAKYGEPGEVFINKGKGFGFIKLESRALAEIAKAELDDTPMRGRQLRVRFATHAAALSVRNLSPYVSNELLEEAFSQFGPIERAVVIVDDRGRSTGKGIVEFASKPAARKAFERCSEGVFLLTTTPRPVIVEPLEQLDDEDGLPEKLAQKNPMYQKERETPPRFAQHGTFEYEYSQRWKSLDEMEKQQREQVEKNMKDAKDKLESEMEDAYHEHQANLLRQDLMRRQEELRRMEELHNQEMQKRKEMQLRQEEERRRREEEMMIRQREMEEQMRRQREESYSRMGYMDPRERDMRMGGGGAMNMGDPYGSGGQKFPPLGGGGGIGYEANPGVPPATMSGSMMGSDMRTERFGQGGAGPVGGQGPRGMGPGTPAGYGRGREEYEGPNKKPRF; the protein is encoded by the exons ATGTCTCGGGATCGGTTCCGAAACCggggcggtggcggtggcggcttCCACCGGCGCGGAgggggcggcggccgcggcggcctCCACGACTTCCGCTCCCCGCCGCCCGGCATGGGCCTCAATCAGAACCGCGGACCCATGGGGCCCGGCCCGGGCCAGGGTGGTCCCAAGCCCCCGATCCCGCCACCGCCTCCGcaccagcaacagcagcagccacCGCCGCAGCAGCCACCACcccagcagccgccgccgcttcagccgcCGCCTCACCAGCCGCCACACCAACAGCCGCCGCACCAACAGCCGCCGCACCAGCAGCCGCCGCaccagcagccgccgccgccgccacaggACTCATCCAAGCCCGTCGTTCCTCAGGGACCTGGCCCGGCTCCCGGAGTAGGCAGCGCTCCCCCGGCCTCCGGCTCGGCGCCGCCTGCCACCCCGCCGACCTCTGGGGCCCCGACGGGGCCCGGCCCCACCCCGACCCCGCCACCTGCTGTCACCTCGGCGCCCCCCGGGGCGCCCCCGCCCGCGCCGCCGAGCAGCGGGGTCCCCACCACCCCCCCTCAGGCTGGGGGCCCGCCGCCTCCACCCGCCGGGGTCCCAGGGCCCGGGCCTAAGCAGGGCCCGGGACCCGGCGGCCCCAAAGGCGGCAAAATGCCAGGTGGGCCGAAGCCCGGCGGCGGTCCGGGCCTAAGCACTCCCGGCGGCCACCCCAAGCCGCCGCACCGAGGCGGCGGGGAACCCCGTGGGGGCCGGCAGCACCACCCGCCCTACCACCAGCAGCACCACCAAGGGCCCCCGCCCGGCGGGCCCGGCGGCCGCAGCGAGGAGAAGATCTCAGACTCCGAG GGGTTTAAAGCCAACTTGTCTCTCTTGAGGAGGCCTGGAGAGAAAACTTACACACAGCGTTGTCGGTTGTTTGTTGGGAATCTACCTGCTGATATCACGGAAGATGAATTCAAAAGATTATTTGCTAAATATGGTGAACCAGGAGAAGTTTTTATCAACAAAGGCAAAGGATTCGGATTTATTAAGCtt GAATCTAGAGCATTGGCTGAAATTGCTAAAGCTGAACTTGATGATACACCCATGAGAGGTAGACAGCTTCGGGTTCGATTTGCCACACACGCTGCTGCCCTTTCAGTTCGAAATCTTTCACCTTATGTTTCTAATGAGCTGTTGGAAGAAGCTTTTAGCCAGTTTGGTCCTATTGAAAGGGCTGTTGTTATTGTGGATGATCGTGGAAGATCTACAGGGAAAGGCATTGTTGAATTTGCTTCTAAACCAGCAGCAAGAAAAGCATTTGAAAGATGCAGTGAAGGTGTTTTCTTACTGACAAC AACACCTCGTCCGGTCATTGTGGAACCCCTTGAACAGTTAGATGACGAAGATGGTCTTCCTGAAAAACTTGCACAGAAGAATCCAATGTATCAAAA GGAGAGAGAAACCCCTCCTCGGTTTGCCCAGCATGGCACATTTGAGTATGAATATTCTCAGCGGTGGAAGTCCCTggatgaaatggaaaaacagcAACGGGAACAAGttgaaaaaaacatgaaagatGCAAAAGACAAATTGGAAAGTGAAATGGAAGATGCCTATCACGAACATCAGGCAAATCTTTTGCGTCAAG ATCTGATGAGACGCCAGGAAGAATTAAGACGCATGGAAGAACTTCACAATCAAGAAATGCAGAAacgtaaagaaatgcaattgag gcaggaggaggaacGACGtaggagggaagaagagatgaTGATTCGTCAACGTGAGATGGAAGAACAAATGAGACGCCAAAGAGAGGAAAGTTACAGCCGGATGGGCTACATGGATCCA agagaaagagacatgaGAATGGGTGGTGGAGGAGCAATGAACATGGGAG ATCCCTATGGTTCAGGAGGCCAGAAATTTCCACCTctaggtggtggtggtggcataGGTTATGAAGCTAATCCTGGAGTTCCACCAGCAACTATGAGTGGTTCCATGATGGGAAGCGACATG CGTACTGAGCGCTTTGGGCAGGGAGGTGCGGGACCTGTGGGTGGACAGGGTCCTAGAGGAATGGGGCCTGGAACTCCAGCAGGATATggtagagggagagaagagtATGAAGGCCCAAACAAAAAACCCCGATTTTAG
- the SFPQ gene encoding splicing factor, proline- and glutamine-rich isoform X3, translating into MSRDRFRNRGGGGGGFHRRGGGGGRGGLHDFRSPPPGMGLNQNRGPMGPGPGQGGPKPPIPPPPPHQQQQQPPPQQPPPQQPPPLQPPPHQPPHQQPPHQQPPHQQPPHQQPPPPPQDSSKPVVPQGPGPAPGVGSAPPASGSAPPATPPTSGAPTGPGPTPTPPPAVTSAPPGAPPPAPPSSGVPTTPPQAGGPPPPPAGVPGPGPKQGPGPGGPKGGKMPGGPKPGGGPGLSTPGGHPKPPHRGGGEPRGGRQHHPPYHQQHHQGPPPGGPGGRSEEKISDSEGFKANLSLLRRPGEKTYTQRCRLFVGNLPADITEDEFKRLFAKYGEPGEVFINKGKGFGFIKLESRALAEIAKAELDDTPMRGRQLRVRFATHAAALSVRNLSPYVSNELLEEAFSQFGPIERAVVIVDDRGRSTGKGIVEFASKPAARKAFERCSEGVFLLTTTPRPVIVEPLEQLDDEDGLPEKLAQKNPMYQKERETPPRFAQHGTFEYEYSQRWKSLDEMEKQQREQVEKNMKDAKDKLESEMEDAYHEHQANLLRQDLMRRQEELRRMEELHNQEMQKRKEMQLRQEEERRRREEEMMIRQREMEEQMRRQREESYSRMGYMDPRTERFGQGGAGPVGGQGPRGMGPGTPAGYGRGREEYEGPNKKPRF; encoded by the exons ATGTCTCGGGATCGGTTCCGAAACCggggcggtggcggtggcggcttCCACCGGCGCGGAgggggcggcggccgcggcggcctCCACGACTTCCGCTCCCCGCCGCCCGGCATGGGCCTCAATCAGAACCGCGGACCCATGGGGCCCGGCCCGGGCCAGGGTGGTCCCAAGCCCCCGATCCCGCCACCGCCTCCGcaccagcaacagcagcagccacCGCCGCAGCAGCCACCACcccagcagccgccgccgcttcagccgcCGCCTCACCAGCCGCCACACCAACAGCCGCCGCACCAACAGCCGCCGCACCAGCAGCCGCCGCaccagcagccgccgccgccgccacaggACTCATCCAAGCCCGTCGTTCCTCAGGGACCTGGCCCGGCTCCCGGAGTAGGCAGCGCTCCCCCGGCCTCCGGCTCGGCGCCGCCTGCCACCCCGCCGACCTCTGGGGCCCCGACGGGGCCCGGCCCCACCCCGACCCCGCCACCTGCTGTCACCTCGGCGCCCCCCGGGGCGCCCCCGCCCGCGCCGCCGAGCAGCGGGGTCCCCACCACCCCCCCTCAGGCTGGGGGCCCGCCGCCTCCACCCGCCGGGGTCCCAGGGCCCGGGCCTAAGCAGGGCCCGGGACCCGGCGGCCCCAAAGGCGGCAAAATGCCAGGTGGGCCGAAGCCCGGCGGCGGTCCGGGCCTAAGCACTCCCGGCGGCCACCCCAAGCCGCCGCACCGAGGCGGCGGGGAACCCCGTGGGGGCCGGCAGCACCACCCGCCCTACCACCAGCAGCACCACCAAGGGCCCCCGCCCGGCGGGCCCGGCGGCCGCAGCGAGGAGAAGATCTCAGACTCCGAG GGGTTTAAAGCCAACTTGTCTCTCTTGAGGAGGCCTGGAGAGAAAACTTACACACAGCGTTGTCGGTTGTTTGTTGGGAATCTACCTGCTGATATCACGGAAGATGAATTCAAAAGATTATTTGCTAAATATGGTGAACCAGGAGAAGTTTTTATCAACAAAGGCAAAGGATTCGGATTTATTAAGCtt GAATCTAGAGCATTGGCTGAAATTGCTAAAGCTGAACTTGATGATACACCCATGAGAGGTAGACAGCTTCGGGTTCGATTTGCCACACACGCTGCTGCCCTTTCAGTTCGAAATCTTTCACCTTATGTTTCTAATGAGCTGTTGGAAGAAGCTTTTAGCCAGTTTGGTCCTATTGAAAGGGCTGTTGTTATTGTGGATGATCGTGGAAGATCTACAGGGAAAGGCATTGTTGAATTTGCTTCTAAACCAGCAGCAAGAAAAGCATTTGAAAGATGCAGTGAAGGTGTTTTCTTACTGACAAC AACACCTCGTCCGGTCATTGTGGAACCCCTTGAACAGTTAGATGACGAAGATGGTCTTCCTGAAAAACTTGCACAGAAGAATCCAATGTATCAAAA GGAGAGAGAAACCCCTCCTCGGTTTGCCCAGCATGGCACATTTGAGTATGAATATTCTCAGCGGTGGAAGTCCCTggatgaaatggaaaaacagcAACGGGAACAAGttgaaaaaaacatgaaagatGCAAAAGACAAATTGGAAAGTGAAATGGAAGATGCCTATCACGAACATCAGGCAAATCTTTTGCGTCAAG ATCTGATGAGACGCCAGGAAGAATTAAGACGCATGGAAGAACTTCACAATCAAGAAATGCAGAAacgtaaagaaatgcaattgag gcaggaggaggaacGACGtaggagggaagaagagatgaTGATTCGTCAACGTGAGATGGAAGAACAAATGAGACGCCAAAGAGAGGAAAGTTACAGCCGGATGGGCTACATGGATCCA CGTACTGAGCGCTTTGGGCAGGGAGGTGCGGGACCTGTGGGTGGACAGGGTCCTAGAGGAATGGGGCCTGGAACTCCAGCAGGATATggtagagggagagaagagtATGAAGGCCCAAACAAAAAACCCCGATTTTAG